The region CGTTTTGCTGCGACTCGTTTTGCGGTAACTCGCTTTCTTGATTTTGAAATATTGCCACGTCAAGTTTGCTCGCGCCGTTATAAAGATTATCGTCACTTTATGTCGCGATTAAAGGCGCTCAAAGATATGGGCGGACAAAAGTTTCGTTCATTAGTGTTACGACGGATGTAAAGATTGACACAGTGTCAATCTATTATCTGATACCTAAAACCTGGATAAATAAATGAACCTTTAAGTAAATCACAATCTTTTTCTGTTACCCCCGCATTTCTACATACGCGATACCAATTTTGTTTTATCATAGCTTCCATACTGTCAAGAATTTTAGTCGCCTGCTCAATAGTTAAAAGAAAACGAGACACCTGCGACAATAAATTTTTTGCATTTGCAAAACGACCCCAATCACCGCAAACTAAAGCAAGGTCACGTCTTTCTATACTTATTGGATTCGCAGGTATCAGATCATACACAGGTGAAAGATGCCAGTTTTGTTCTTTGGCAATAATCGCATGATTGCGCGGATGATCATCTGTGTTTGATATCAAAATTCCTGCAGGTGCAATTCCTGCAGGTGCCAAACACCAAAAAAACGGACCTCATTACGTTGACACCAAAATTACACAGATGTAGAATTTACATCATGTCATATAAAGTGTAGAGGTGCTTCATTGATACGCACACAAATTCAGTTACCTGATAGATTATATAATTCGCTTAAACGGTTAGCCGAGCTGCAAGAAACATCTTTAGCAGACATTATTCGTCGTGCGACTGAAAAAGAAATTCTTGCTCATCCTGAAATTGATACAATATCAGCTAAGTGGTCTCTAC is a window of Deltaproteobacteria bacterium DNA encoding:
- a CDS encoding antitoxin produces the protein MIRTQIQLPDRLYNSLKRLAELQETSLADIIRRATEKEILAHPEIDTISAKWSLPTPRALGIRKEVPVQDWRLLANEDNLV
- a CDS encoding HipA domain-containing protein, whose amino-acid sequence is MAPAGIAPAGILISNTDDHPRNHAIIAKEQNWHLSPVYDLIPANPISIERRDLALVCGDWGRFANAKNLLSQVSRFLLTIEQATKILDSMEAMIKQNWYRVCRNAGVTEKDCDLLKGSFIYPGFRYQIID